The segment TTTCGGCGATCGATATGGGAAGAGTTTTGGTCTCAACGCTTTTAATGCCAATGGGAACCGGGCTATCGCCAGCCACTTTGGCTGTTGCTGCAGTTGCCTTGCCCAGACAGACGATAGCGCTAATAAGTAAAATCGCCAGAACGGCCAGGAGAAACGCGCGCGCGCGACTCGCTGACTTGCCTCTCAATTTGCTGTAGGTTTTAGACACGGTTTACCCTATCTGTGAATTTGCTATTGAAGGGGAAGAGCGCGGCGTAGAGAAATCACCACCCAGCGCGCGGAAAAGTCCTACGGACGCTTGCAGACGTTGTAGTTTGACCTGCAAGCGGGTGTCCTGCGTCTGATAGAGCGTACGCTCAACGGTTAACAGGGTTTGATAATCAATACTGCCTAATTTGTACTGAATAAGTGCCAGGCGGTTCGCCTCGCGTGCTGAGGCGACGGCTGCATTGTTCAATCTGTCAGCCACAGTAAACTGATTGACGGCGCTGATCTGCGTCTCGACATCCTGAAACGCGGTAAGCAGCGTCTGTTTATAGGTCTGAGCCATCTCCTGTGAATGCGCTTTGTCGAAATGCAACTGCCCACTCAGGGTGCCTCCACTAAACACAGGCTGGGTTAATGTCCCTATCAGGCTCCATATAGAGGTGCCTGCCAGCGTGTTTATTCCCGCCAGTGGCGTGACAACAATATCGGGGAGAAAGCTGGCACGTGCCGCGCCGATATCGTACTGGGTGGAAATCAGCCTCGCTTCCGCTGCCTGAATATCTGGCCGCCGTCGCATCAGACTGGCCGGAAATGACAACTGTGGCGCCGGTTCTGTCACCGCGTTCAGATTGGTATGACTGACGTTAAACGCTTCGGGGGTTTTGCCAACCAGTACCGCCAGGGCAAACCGGGTCTGATCGCGCTGTTGTTGCAGGGAATAAACGGTAGCCTGATAGGTTTGCAACACGTTGAGTTGTTGCTGAATCTCTAGATTCGACCCCGCGCCGTATCTGACCTGCGTTTGTACAAGAGTAAGAATATGCTGCTGGTCACTGGAAATTCGTTGTGCCAGCTGAATGCGTTCATCCAGAGACATCAGTTGGAAATAGGTATCGGCGATGCTGGCGGCCAGCGTCATCCTGACCGTCTCGGCGTCAAATAGAGAGGCAGTCGCGAGTTCATCGGCAGAATGGTATTTATCCTGGTTTTTACCCCAGAAGTCTGTTTCGTAGGTGGCCTGGCCGTAGACACTGGTTTTTCTGGTCGTGGAAAAATTGTTTTGTCGGGTATAAAGCCCCCCGAGCGCGAGCGCAGGGTAGCGAGGAGCCCCGGCAATCTCAGCAGTGCCCAGAGCTTCTTCAACGCGGCTGTAAGCTGCCTTTAGGGAATCATTATTTTTTAATCCCTGCGTCATTAACGCGTTCAATTCACTGCTGTTGAAATTCTGCCACCAGGGCCCACCCGCCGGTGGTCTGGTGGCAGGATTGGCTTCAATCCGGGAAGACCAGTTTTGTGCGAGGGGCACGGAAGGACGATGGTAAGCTGGCACCAGAGCTGAGCATCCACTTGCAGCCAGGGATAGTAGAAGCGAACCACATAATCGACTGAAGGTATTCATGATTTAACGTTCTCCTGAGCTCCCAAACCTGGCCCATATCTGCTAAGCGCGAGCCGGACATATCACTGTTTGTTGTATAAATCGTTATACGCTACGCAGGGTGATAGAAAGCAAACAGGAAGATTACAATCCTGTAATCATCCTGTTTTAGTCAGGTGACGAAGTAATAGCCTGCGGCCCGGGCAGGCGATCCTGCGCTGCAGCTAAAATGATCCTTTTCGATGGCCTCCATGCGCCTTTTAGTTGAGAAAAGTTGATGACATTATCAGATAGTATTAACGAGGCAGGTTAGGGGTAATGGTTTGCAGGACAAGTTATTGAAGAAGCATTGATGGGCTGACAAGGAAGGGTAAAAATGCTGTTAAAACAAAATGAAAAAATCTGTCTTACCCTGTAGCAGTTTGCCTCTGAGCCAGGAAAGGAGTTAGACTATATCCTGCGCATCCATCTGCAACTGGCTACCTCTTCCCGGCACCCTGAACTATACGCAAGCGTCAGCCGAAGGCCGTAATAATTATTTTCTCGGAGGAGATATCGATATTCCAGGGCAGCAGCTCATGCACCTGGTTTGATGGCCAGTCGGCAATAACTCTCAGCACAAGTCGCAGCGTGGCCGGCTGCCCGCGGATATCACTACAGTTCGCCGATGCGGTGCAGCACTTCTTCGGTTGTCGCCGACGGCGTACGGACATGTACGTCGTGGATCTTTCGCCATGCGTGCGTCCAGCACACGGCTTCCGTGATGGTTCCGGCTTCACGAACGGCTTTATAAAGTTCATTGAACCCCGCATAGGCATCCGCCTGCAGGACACCCCTAAAGTCAGACAGGTGCGCCTGCGGGTGGACTCCCTTTCTGTCCGGGGAGTAGCCGAACCAGACCGCCGCCGGTTATAATGATACGGCGCTGCGGTCATCCCGCACATACACCCACAGCCGCCCGGTTTTGGACTCCTTATTCCCCGGCAGCAGAACCGGCACGGGCGTGTTGTCAGCGTGTACTTTTCCACTCAAAATAGTCAGCGAGTTAAATGGCCTTTTAAGTTTACGCCAGTTAAACAGTAAGTTGTCATTGATACCATATGTTCTGGCGAGTGAGGCAATATATACGCCGGGCTGGAGCGCCTGATAAACCACCTTGATTTTAAAATCGAGAGGGAAATTAGGGCGGCGCTTTGAATGTCAGATAGAAGAATGTTCCATAAACTGTGTCCATTAAAATGATGGACGCGATATTCTTTAATATCATGAGAAATTATCAGACAACACTGGATGCACGCTTAATTTAAAACCTCAGCTTCATTCAGCTTCATGAATGAGCTGGCAGCATAAAGGGCGGGACGGTGTTGATGTCTGGCAACAAGCTCTTCAGGTATTTTACCTTTATGTCTATCAAGCGTGTGACCGTCTGGATGCTGCCCCGTCATTGATTCATGCTCAGCCAGTTTGATTCTTCCTGACCTGACGGCCACAACACGCACAGCCCCCACCGCCACGGAGAAGCCAACTGGAATGGCAAGATCCACTGTCATGCCGATTTTAAAGCCGTATCGCGATCAGCACCCAGCGATTCTGCCAACAGAACCGCTGAATGGTAGGTGTCTGTATTTATCTGTCTGACGCTCCATATCTGGTGAAATGAAGCCTGGACGGTATCAAGGCTGTGCGTGCCGACGACGACACACCCTGCTTTGGTTAACATTGTGGGCTCCGGAACCACGCACATCACACCGGCACCGAACATTTCCACCACGCCGCCTGCCAGACCCAGTCCGCCCCATAAACGGTTGCTGAGGGTTTCACCTTCGCTGATACTTTTTCTGAAAGTGTGGCTGCCAGCTGCACCGGCGACAGGGCAATTCTGAGGCCATTCGTTTCACTCATGCTCCTGTACTCCCTTATCAGATCTCTGAATTATAAACAGCATAATACAGCTTATCCCCGGATAGCTTGCTGTGTCACATCGGGGCTGTTTTTATTACGTTTAGAACTGAATGAATAAAAGAGGAACCAGAACATGGCTGAAGAGGCAAAGAGAGGCCTGACCTACGAAATGGCATTGCGGGAAGGCTTCGAACCTAGAGAATATGACTGGAAAAATATACCTGAGGGAACATGGCAGGCACGTCTGGATTTCAAAATATGGTCCAATAAATCTACGGCCGGCCATCTTGTCTGTTATATGACGTCTCTTGATAATTCGCATCGTTACAGGCTGTCAGCGTTCCGTCAGGGGGACGGAACGACACGATATACCCCCAAAGACGGCGGGATCGATTTTTCAGAAAAAGGCCTTGAAGGGCATATCTTTCTGGTCACAACCGTGACCACATCAAAAGGGGGAAGTACCTGGGTTGCCGCGGAATATGATGAATAAATCCGACTCCGGCCGCCTTACCGATTAATTTTCAAAATCCTGTTTAGGGTTTATCGCTGACCCGACGCTCCCCCTTCCGCATGCTGTCCGCACCCCTTAATCCTTCTGGAGGTGCGTATGAACTCACATCGTCCGGTCATGCGGCGCAACCGTCGTATCCCGGGCATCACTGGCCTGGTATTGCTGACCTTTCTGGCATCAGCTGCTGCACAGGCATCCGAGAAAGACGAACTTGCGTCTGTTCAGCGTCAGCTGGACCAGGTTCAGGCTTCGTTTGAACGGGCCCGCGTGGCGGCTGCACAGGCCGACCCGGCTGACCGTGGCCGCTTTTTCTTTGATTACCGTCAGGCCACATCCGATCTCAACACCATCCGCAGCGGCATTGACCGCTATCTGGAGCCCTCCCGCGCGCAACCGCGTGACCCGTCTTTTGTGGCCGGTAATTACCGGCGGGAACGGCCCTGATGCCCATGACATCCGAACAAACGAACGCGTTTAAAGCCGGCTCCGGCAGTCTTGATGTGAACATCCTTCATCTGCTCTGCATCGGAGCACTGCTGGCATTTCTTTTTTTATGGGCCGCGTGGGCGCTGTCGGATGTCTGGACCGGCTGGAGTAACACCAAAGTGCGGGACGCGGCACTGGGTCGCTTCGCGGTCCGCACCGTGCTGCTCCTGGTGGTATGTATCTGGATGTTTGCCAGTTAAACCCTTTCAAAACGTTAAGTCAGGAGATTAATTGCATGTATCAATCTGAGTTTGTAGTTACCCGCCTGCGCCATCTCGCCAGCAGCGCCGCACCCGGATGGTTGTTTATCGCTGGCTGGGGAAAAGCCGGGATCCGATGCCGCCGGTGGCGATGCTCAACCAGGTGTGCGACCGGGTCGTTAATGCCCTGGGCGGGGCGGGGATCCGCTGCACCCGGCAGAACGGCCTGCAGGTGCATGGCTGGCTGCTGCGGCTGTTCAATCCGTCACCGGACTGGGTGGAGAAAACCACGCTCTATCGGCAGGCTGCTTACGCAGACCCGCGCGAGACACCTGAAGGCACCGTGCCGGTCAGCAATGATTTTGCCGAAACCCTGTGGTTCACGCCGCCGGTCTCCGACCCGGAAAACGGCGTGTGGTGGATTGACAACAAGCCGCACTGCGCGGTGGCGGTGGAAAAACTGCGTACACCGCCGGAGCCGGGCACCCTGACCGGCGAGAAAAGCCGGGGTGAAAAGAAAATTAATGCCCTGATGGATATGTTTCCGGAAGGGACCATGGTGTGCATGACCGTGGTGGTGCAGCCCCAGGACCGGCTTGAAGAGCAGTTTAACCGGCTGTCGAAAAATGCGGTCGGTGAGAATACCGAGTCGGGCCGCGTCCGCCAGGATGTGAAGACGGTAAAAGAGTATCTGGGCAACCGGCACAAGCTGTACCGGGCGGGGATCACCTTCCTGCTGCGCGGCGATGACATGACCAGCCTGAAGCGCAAGCGGCTGGAGCTGTCCACCGTATTGCTCGGGGCCGGTCTGCAGCCGGTACGGCCGGAGTTTGAAGAAGGTCCGCTGAACAGCTGGCTGCGGGCGCTGCCGATGTGCTTTAACCCGGACAGCGACAAAAAACACTGGTATACCCGTCTGACATGGGTTCAGCACCTGGCAGGTCTTTTGCCGGTAACCGGGAGGGAAACCGGCACGGGGCGCCCCGGCTTCAGCTTTTTCAACCGCGGCGGGGATAGCCTGACATTCGATCCGCTCAACAAGCTCGACCGCACCCAGAACGCGCATCTGCTGTTGTTCGGCCCGACCGGGGCGGGCAAGTCGGCCACGTTGTGTGCCGCGCTCTCCCAGTTGATGGCCGTCCATCGTCCGCGGCTGTTTATTGCGGAGGCCGGGAACTCGTTCGGCCTGCTGGCCGACTTCTTTGACAGCCTCAGGCTGACGGTGAATAAAATCAGCGTCAAACCCGGGAGCGGCGTCAGTCTGCCGCCGTTTGCTGATGCTCACAAACTGGTGGAAGAAGGCCTGGCCGCCCAGGCCGTGGATGAGAGCGACCTGCCGGATATCGACACGGACGACGATGGCGAGGATGACAAGCGTGACGTTCTCGGTGAAATGGAAATCTCCGCGCGCATGATGATCACCGGCGGCGACCCGAAAGAAGAGGCTGACCTTAAGCGTGCCGACAGGGCGATGATACGTGAGGCGCTGCTGATGGCGGCACATGCCACGTATAAGGAAGGGCGGCAGATGCTGCCGTCTGACCTGCAGAAGGCGCTGTACGACATTGCCTCTGACAACGATGAGGGCGTCATCAATGTCCGCAATGCTCAGCGCAAGGCGAAAGCGGCGGAAATGGCGGAATCCCTGGGCATGTTCACTCAGGCCGGGAGCTTTGAAGCGGAGCTGTTCAACCGCGAAGGGGAGCTGTGGCCGGAAGCGGACGTGACGCTGGTCGACCTGGGGCATCTGGCGCGTGAGGGTTACGAGGCGCAGATGGCCCTGACCATGGTCTCGATGACCAACATGATCAACAACATCGCGGAGCGTGACCAGTTCCTGGGCCGGGATATTGTCTTCACGGTGGATGAGGCGCATATCGTGACGGTCAACCCGCTGCTGTCGCCCTACATGACGAAGGTGGTCAAGATGTGGCGTAAGCTCGGTGCCTGGCTGTGGCTGGCCACCCAGAACCTTAAAGACTACCCGGATATTGCCGAAAAAATGCTGAACATGGCGGAATGGTGGATTTGTCTGACCATGCCCCCGGAGGAGGTCAAAGATATCAGCCGTTTCCGCGCGCTCACGCCGGAGCAGGAATCGGTGCTGCTTTCCGCCAGTAAACTGTCGGGTTGTTATACGGAAGGCGTGGTGCTGGCGAAACGGATCGAAGCACTGTTTCGTGCCGTGCCGCCGAGTCTCTTCCTGGCTCTGGGCATGACGGAAAAAGAGGAGAAAGCCGAACGCCGGGCGCTGATGAATGAATTTCACTGCAGCGAACTGGAGGCGGCAAAACGCGTCGCGCAGAATCTGGACCGTCTGCGCGGCCTGACGGAGAAACAACAGGAGCCTGCCACGGTATGATGACACTGAAGTACTCTGAACCCGCCATTCATGAGCACAGTGGCGGTGCGCTTTTCACCCTGTCGCCTCAGGGGGAGCCCGGCGTGCTCCCGGCGACCCATCAGCACCTGGTGAGGCTGCGGGCAATGCTCAGGCAGCGTCTGAGCGGGCCGGTCAAAATGACCTGTCACCCTCACCGGGTGGGTCTCAGCAGCAGCGTGGCCATCTATCTTGAGGGAAAGCTGAAGCAGGCGGTAAATATTCTTATCACCGTGACGGGGCAGGCAAGCTGGCCGCAGGAAGAGGAGTACGCGCATCCGCGCTGGTATATCACGGTGCCGGATTCAGCCGATCTGGTGTACCTGATGCTGTGGATCAACGGGCTTGACGTATAACTACAGACTTGCCTTCACCAGGGGCATGATAATAAAAATAACATAATGTTTTTTATACCGGCCGCCAGGGCCGGTTTTTTTTTACTGGTGTGAACCCAGCCATAAGTAACAGATTTTTAGGGTTTATTTTTTTACTTGTCCGTATGGCATTGAAGAATGATTACTCCTTTTCTAGGATGTGGTTTGAATCATTGAATAAGGAGCCCTCAAGTGTATACAGAAACGGTTAAGCCCCTGAATTATACCGTCGAAGCTATAAAAGATTTAAAAGTTATGGAGCGGGGGATACGTGAAAATGCACCTTATACTGCCTATGTTATGAGGCAGGTCGTTGATTTATTACATGAAAGCCCTAAATTCATTTTACCTAATTGTTGTGACATTATTGAGCCTGATGAATACAGGCAGGCTCACCTTGATTTAGCAAGATTGCCCTATCCTGTAGTCGTTTTTGAGATCCCCTGGGTTAAGGACGAGCCCGATAAAGATGTCCCTGGTTTTTCAACTTTACCCTCCACTAAACGAATCGCTCTGTGCTGGGAGAGTCGAGCCGGGTTTGAACCTGTTCCCGGATGCAATCAAATTCTCAAAAGTTTTACCGATGGCGGAGTATTTATTCTCCCAATTTCCTGGTCCGACTCAATTAGCCAGTGGATTTTAGGTATTGGAGGGGTCTTCTTCCCCCATGAAAATACATTACGTAAAAGAGTCGCTGATGAAAAGCAACTTCCGGCGTCGAAAATTGCGCTGGAGGTTTTACGGGACTCGGGATCTCTCACTCCTGGCAGTGCTCAGTTTAAAGCTGAACCATTTGTTGCCTGCCCGGAGTTCAAAGATGAGATGAGCGCCCAGGCTGGTAGTCTTGACCGGCTTTATGCGCAGATACTTATCGATACCAGAGACGAACTTCAGGCTTTTATACAGGCGTGTAGCGTTCTGAACTGTGAGAACGTCAAACCTGTAACGTTGAGCGCTAAACCGCAAAAAAAATTCGTTAATGGAAGGCGTGTAAAGCCTATGGAGAAAAAGGATTTACCCGCTTACACGTATAAGGTATTGCAGCTTTCAGATGAGAAAGTCGCTGCTCAATCAAGTGGTGAAGGCACCAAAGGGGGCAGTAAAAGAATGCACCTTCGGAGAGGTCATATACGTCGTAGAAATGACAAACTTCACTGGGTGAGGCCCTCCATGGTTAATGCAAACAGTTCCGCGGGAATGGTTGACAAGGATTATGCTATCAGAATCAAAAGCCGTGACGATGGATAAGCTCATCATCGCTCATCAACCGGTAGTTTTTCTCTTCGCCAGACGGTTTACAAATAATTTCCGTTAACGGAAAAACAGTTTATTGCGGCTTTTCTGAACGGTCACGGGCACGCTGTCAGGCGATTCAGTCTGACGGAGTCCCGATTCATGAAACTGACCTCCCTTGTTTTCCTGCCGGCTCTGCTGCCGGCATCCGTACTGGCCGGCACGGTCGTCTTCACCGACAGTCAGCATCTGCCGGCAAACCTGCCACCGGGTGTGCCGATGGTGCTTCTTGATGGTCCTGACCGGCTGCAGGCCGACATGTTCGGGGAATTGCCTGCAGACCCTCAGCAGGCCGAAGCACAGGTCAGGCAGGTTATGACGTCTCCTGCCTGGCAACAAAAACAACTGCAACTAAACGATTCTTATCGACAGGTGGTCCGTGCCTGGGAGCTGGGCATCAAAAAAGTGCCGGCAGTCGTATTTGATGACCGTGATGTGGTGTATGGCACCACGGATGTGGCCGTGGCCACTGCCCTGCGTAACCGGGG is part of the Erwinia sp. HDF1-3R genome and harbors:
- a CDS encoding efflux transporter outer membrane subunit — encoded protein: MNTFSRLCGSLLLSLAASGCSALVPAYHRPSVPLAQNWSSRIEANPATRPPAGGPWWQNFNSSELNALMTQGLKNNDSLKAAYSRVEEALGTAEIAGAPRYPALALGGLYTRQNNFSTTRKTSVYGQATYETDFWGKNQDKYHSADELATASLFDAETVRMTLAASIADTYFQLMSLDERIQLAQRISSDQQHILTLVQTQVRYGAGSNLEIQQQLNVLQTYQATVYSLQQQRDQTRFALAVLVGKTPEAFNVSHTNLNAVTEPAPQLSFPASLMRRRPDIQAAEARLISTQYDIGAARASFLPDIVVTPLAGINTLAGTSIWSLIGTLTQPVFSGGTLSGQLHFDKAHSQEMAQTYKQTLLTAFQDVETQISAVNQFTVADRLNNAAVASAREANRLALIQYKLGSIDYQTLLTVERTLYQTQDTRLQVKLQRLQASVGLFRALGGDFSTPRSSPSIANSQIG
- a CDS encoding RAQPRD family integrative conjugative element protein, with amino-acid sequence MNSHRPVMRRNRRIPGITGLVLLTFLASAAAQASEKDELASVQRQLDQVQASFERARVAAAQADPADRGRFFFDYRQATSDLNTIRSGIDRYLEPSRAQPRDPSFVAGNYRRERP
- a CDS encoding TIGR03758 family integrating conjugative element protein; protein product: MPMTSEQTNAFKAGSGSLDVNILHLLCIGALLAFLFLWAAWALSDVWTGWSNTKVRDAALGRFAVRTVLLLVVCIWMFAS
- a CDS encoding acetyltransferase, which encodes MMTLKYSEPAIHEHSGGALFTLSPQGEPGVLPATHQHLVRLRAMLRQRLSGPVKMTCHPHRVGLSSSVAIYLEGKLKQAVNILITVTGQASWPQEEEYAHPRWYITVPDSADLVYLMLWINGLDV
- a CDS encoding TIGR03757 family integrating conjugative element protein, which encodes MKLTSLVFLPALLPASVLAGTVVFTDSQHLPANLPPGVPMVLLDGPDRLQADMFGELPADPQQAEAQVRQVMTSPAWQQKQLQLNDSYRQVVRAWELGIKKVPAVVFDDRDVVYGTTDVAVATALRNRGGGQ